From Pieris rapae chromosome 15, ilPieRapa1.1, whole genome shotgun sequence:
tttttttttatgtaatataataatttcatatatgcAATAATATCAGGCCTTCACTTAATTCACTTCAATGcaagacaaaaaataataatactcatTTGTACGCAGGGTCGTTTAAGAAAAGATCTACAGCAGGCGTACTCTCCACTATTCACAACAGCTCGTCTAAAAACGGTCACAACATTAATGAATATCAATGCTCAGGacttaaaggaaaaaattCAAAGGGACTTCGTCGAACAAGGCAAACGGGTTAATATAAAggtaattttacaatataataatttaattcatattaactacagcttatttttattaaaacaattacgtACACGGCCTTCAGAACCTAGAATTAAAAAGTACTGGAGCAGAAAGGCACCAAAGCCAAATTATGTCCATTATTTATTGGTGTACAGAAATCGCCAAATgttaaatctatattatacaaaagcGGAATCACAATTGCAATCGtttattgaagttattaaGTACCGATGCAGTCTTATCATGACCTGTATGTTGAACTGCATAGATAACATTCTAATTGATATATCGAAGTACGCAATACTACTTTTTTCCGACTAAGATATgtattatcaattatattgaccaagtttgttattattttaatataacttgttatttttacgttctaaatttaaacaaagcagTTCTACGTCCTATTTTTAGCGtctttctaaattaaaaattaaacatataactttattaatactatttatttatagaaacttATGACCATGTACGTCACAGACACTCTAGCGTTTAGCGTCTTTGGCATTCGCCTGAGTACATTGAAGGGAGAGAAATCGCCATTATGGGACATCACTAGTCACATTACTAAATGCAATTTCTCTAGAGGCTTGGAGATTTTGACGATTTTCTTTATACCAAGTCTAGCAGAAGCgttaaggtatattttttgatatttcttacACTTGGTCCTTTTATCAGCGATTGCAGCATTAAATCTATGAGAAGTAACGATTGTGAAATGTTCTACTTATAGagaattaagtaaatatagtaattgtgttttatatctggataaaaatacaactttGATTTACTTtgtaaagttaataatattttaggatGAAGTTTTTTTCGGGACCTGccacagaaatatttaaaaagatgttTTGGTCAGTTGTGAAGCTACGTCAAGCAAAAGGAGAGAAAAACAACACTGACCTTCTCGACTACTTTCTTAAATTGCAGGATAAATTTTCAGCTATTGGCTATGATGGTAAGTAATTGTTTACCCACTCATAATATATACTAGTTTTCTACCTCCGGATGGAAGaggcttatatatatatatatatatatatataagccatatatatatatatatatatatgttttggtATGTCCAAGggtggacaaaccaaaacATAACAAGCAAATGATTATTCCTAAAtgttaaagtgtatttttttcttaattcaaaatcaatgaaactgtaatatattataattaagttttggaaataaaggctattattattatgtactagATTAACAACGCATTCTCGCTGGAAGAGATTCTAAGATTGTTTGTTTCCGAAAATTATTACCAACGCCGGATACATAATCTTTTTGCTGTGTATTAGACTCGTTCACTGCAGTGGAAACGGGCTCATATCCCATGCTAACTCTCGCAGCTTAACAGTCTTTTTGACTTTTCgccaaaaaattatatatatattttattttattatatatataataaaaacttaatttatgtatCGGAAAACGTTTTCTGGTAATTGtacaaaaatctatttcaATTGTGTAATGTGTTTAGTTAAAGTTTGCCatatgtatattgttaataaataaataaattataaattgacatagtttaataactaattaattaaagaataacTTTACGGGTTTACTTGAGCagtgtttatataaaaccttatataatataacagctTCCTTACATTAAAGGTTTTTATCggttaatttttatcaatacacACAGGAAATGAAGAATTCAAAAACTTGTTACTgacgtaaaatttatttttaaatttataattactttgtcACAATTCTGGGGAATTCTTGTTAATTCCATATGAGATAAttgcttatatatttaacgtgttttattataagttgtattaatttaatatagttgaATATATTTCGTCTTTAGAACACTGCAATGTAAAGTTATATAgacattttgattttgataactggtaataaataaaaatagtttaatagtaatgttaatatctttattattaatcatagccatcaaatatacagtatttacaattttcttaacctacagaAGAATAgttaatgaaaagaaaataaccCTGTTTATCttgtatttatcttttttttagatataagtGAAAACTTAATGTTGTCCCAAGCAGCTGCATTTATAATGGCATCTATTGAAACTACCACTGTCACACTTACATACACAATTTTTGAGTTGGCATATCATAAGGAAGAACAGGTATTAAATATGGAAGAACACCGTTTCCGTcaacgattattattatttttaatagacattatATCCTACTACTTTGAGCGAGCGAATGTCGACACTGATGTCGTGTGTTTAAATTCTTGTTCACCAATAAAAAACTGTCCAAATCTATGGCGAATATATATGGGGCTGTAACGCTAATGTATTAGAcgcataataattattggttAGGCGGGTTTTAGCGTTTTGTATTTGATAttcaaagtaattgtaaaaaaaaaataactatacgTAGAACCATTACCAATTCGTAATATACATATTCGATTAGTTCTTTTTGAAgtcaaattttgtaatattaaagcGATAATTGATTGCGTTTTCGTTTTCTCTTCTTTAtcaacaacaaataaattgctacttttatttaatgctatataaattaattaaaattttacaggaAATgctatataatgaaataaatgatgttgTACGTAAATCTGGAAAGAATGTTCTCGACTACACTGAATTATCAGAATTGAAATACCTCATTGCAGTTATCAacggtaaatattaatatgatatcACGAGTActagtaatacatattaaagtaaaacttctttaaactCTAACTTAGCATTCAGGAGTGGACCCTCAAACACCAGGCAAAAAGCGCCTCATGCTTTAGGGACTAAACGTCGAGttgtattaacaatataattgattctagtttatatacattagcgtaatttattttcaatgccctaaactaaaaactaattcaTAGTTTTTATCATTAACGTCGATTTgacacaatattaaaattactacacGAATAATATTCGAACATTGTTTTTTGGTGCTTTAGTAACGTTAAAAATATGCTCTATATACTAACTATACTCTAAGAGAGagtgtttttattcataataatacaacattaaTGCGAAACACAAAAATTCATAGAAATGCTTAATAGGAGTTAGTAATTATAgttaacagtaattaataatatgtaagaaaACTTCACActacaattttgaaaattgacACAATGTATCTCATCGCGTCATTTAACGggatgaataaaaattatggaaTGTTCCACGTGGTTAAGCAACAATTCTTCATTGTGATTTTGTGTCTGTTAACAGAAATTGTGGTAtccaaaacaaattatcatcAGTACTggttttaatacttaattcgACTATAAGCATTTTCAAGATTTAACGCATCTCTCAGGATACTAACCAATAATTCCAAATTTTCAGAGACGTTAAGAAAATGTGTACCATTACAGCACTTGGATAGAGTTCCTCTTAATGATTACCAGTTAACAGATGATATAGTCTTGGAAAAAGGAATTCCAATCATGGTAAATGTGGCTGCTCTTCATCATGATGAGCGATTCTTTCCGGAACCGAATGAATGGCGTCCAGaaaggtttttaaatacatcagAATTCGACGCATTAAATTATACGTTCCTGCCTTTCGGCGAAGGGCATCGGTCTTGtataggtaaatatatatctttaaaggTATGCAGTTAAATCACAGACAATTTTCATGAGAAAATGGaatcaaatcaatttaaaatcattcattcatataggtaatgtacacttatgaacgtcaaaaaagaaatacatactaaatgcttcttattttacattttttctcTAATCAAACAGTAAAAGAACTCTCCAGTTTTTTAAccgccaattttttttgtttttcaaaatgtttgtaagaaGCATAACACCATAGTTCACATTCCATATATATcgaactttatattatttcttcgtGGGGTTGACGATTATGATTTCATAAGCGTGTAatgaacacattttttttttattcaaagaatttaaatgctataattaaaattaatacaacatTCAAGTCTAGTACCAATAAGACtagtttaattgttaaataatttactttaaaaacaattacaattttcatattgGGGAAATGTTTGATAGCATGATGCAATATATGTTTTCCATaaattcatgtatttttttttcttttaggtAAACGGTATGGAATGCTACAATTAAAAACGGCCTTGGCTCAAATTGTGCACAATTTTAGAATTGAGCCAATCACGCCCTATGAACTAAAAAGGGACCCATATAGCATTGTACTGGCTCCTATTGACGGCGCAAGCGTTAAGTTTGTTCCTCGttgaatgatttattaaaacgaaATTTCTTTAACAGTCTCCGTGATAGCATATATAACATTGTAAGtgcgtaaataatttatgctaGCGACGATAACGTGTTTATTAAAAGActattcaaaaactattttcagCGGTAACTTTTATAACCAGTTTAGATACTCGTATATAAGTAGCAGCTGTACagctaaaaacaaaagattgtgtgtattgtaatatatttcggcctgtattattaataaacttatcaTAGGTATAGTGAAAAGCATCTTGAGTAAGATTCAAGTATTTAgggtatattaatttttgtgtacACAAACCTTACAAACtacttaattgttattttaccgATTCTGTGGACCTATTACAgcaatgtatgtaaaaataatatatacaatttattaaaaagtcatatcttctttttgtttcgcttatacttaaaaattactgATTCCGTTCTATAATGTTCTGgttaaaaacacaaaagaaataagatataatgggatttataattaaaacagattCAATTCTtccatttgttaatctatttGACAACATAATCAGAAAACCAAGGCAAAAATTGAATGTCGGCTTTCATTACGAGAATTATAGGAATCtttgttatatttcataatataaattatagatattcAGTTTCTCAAGAACCAtctaatttttacttttaaattcatcACGTCTCAGACCAAAATTGCACATAAAGAAAAGTACAGTCTTTGGTTTACACTAGTATTAAATCTTCTATAACACTACCGCCTTAAAacgtgaataaattatttaattaactgagAGCGACTACACCTAAACACTTGAAGTCGagttattattcttttaattatttgtcacaatttaaaaaaaatcgtttgtAATATAATGCTGTTAAGAGCAATACAACTTCTTTCTAATTCATTTCGCTTGCTCATCACTCTTAAAATAAGAGTTTCAAAGGAACTTATTAAGAACTTTTGAGTAGCGAAACATTTCAGTCTTAGCAATATTTTACTCGCTggaaaatttgataaatttcttataaaagttttttttacgtaaGTAAGGCCAAATCTACTTATTTTTACTGGAGGAAGTTTCGGCATGTTCTTGCCATCTCCAAAACGTAGTGGTCAAAGCAAAGAGCAAACCAAACACAGAAGTAGATTCCTGGCAAACCAGTTATGGTTTCGGATGGTTATATGGTATTGGTACATACATGGCTgctcatctacttgcctaataGTCAACGAAATAGTCGCCACGTGATCAtaggtaataattaaaaagttatgtaCAATTAATCAGTACAATAAATCTA
This genomic window contains:
- the LOC110992791 gene encoding cytochrome P450 6k1, with translation MLTLCIFTLFVIAVCSYIYFSIRKRYNYWKDRGIVHEEPKFIVGNFSFFMRKSFWEYFYDLKKKFPEDCVGIYLGLQPGLVVQSPELAKKVLFDADCFQHRFTYSGTVGDPIGSLNLFVSKGRLRKDLQQAYSPLFTTARLKTVTTLMNINAQDLKEKIQRDFVEQGKRVNIKKLMTMYVTDTLAFSVFGIRLSTLKGEKSPLWDITSHITKCNFSRGLEILTIFFIPSLAEALRMKFFSGPATEIFKKMFWSVVKLRQAKGEKNNTDLLDYFLKLQDKFSAIGYDDISENLMLSQAAAFIMASIETTTVTLTYTIFELAYHKEEQEMLYNEINDVVRKSGKNVLDYTELSELKYLIAVINETLRKCVPLQHLDRVPLNDYQLTDDIVLEKGIPIMVNVAALHHDERFFPEPNEWRPERFLNTSEFDALNYTFLPFGEGHRSCIGKRYGMLQLKTALAQIVHNFRIEPITPYELKRDPYSIVLAPIDGASVKFVPR